Proteins encoded within one genomic window of Gadus macrocephalus chromosome 16, ASM3116895v1:
- the rab34a gene encoding ras-related protein Rab-34a has product MSYRVSSMSVLPPVRKDRIIAELPKCYSKEAALHTKDEFTKKVRTACQEQRTGTVGFKISKVIVVGDLAVGKTCLINRFCKDAFDKNYKATIGVDFEMERFEVLGVPFSLQLWDTAGQERFKCIASTYYRGAQTVIIVFDVNDVASLSHTKQWLIDAMKENDPTNIQIFLVGTKKDLSSPAQYALIEKDAIKVSQEMKAEYWALSSLTGENVKEFFFRVATLAFEANLLAELEKSGTRQIADIVKINSNSNNLYASSKKKQPNCCQ; this is encoded by the exons ATGTCTTACCGGGTCTCCTCCATGAGTGTTCTTCCTCCCGTCCGAAAGGACCGGATCATCGCTGAGCTACCCAAG TGTTACAGTAAAGAAGCTGCTCTGCACACCAAGGATGAGTTCACCAAGAAAGTGAGGACGGCATGTCAGGAGCAACGCACCGGGACTGTGGG GTTTAAGATATCCAAGGTGATTGTGGTTGGTGATCTGGCAGTGGGAAAAACCTGTCTTATTAACAG GTTCTGCAAGGATGCCTTCGACAAGAACTACAAGGCCACCATTGGCGTTGACTTTGAGATGGAGCGATTTGAGGTGCTGGGGGTGCCATTCAGTCTGCAGTT GTGGGACACTGCAGGACAGGAGAGGTTTAAGTGCATTGCTTCCACGTACTACAGAGGGGCGCAAA CTGTGATTATTGTTTTCGATGTAAATGACGTGGCCAGCTTGAGCCACACAAA GCAGTGGCTTATTGACGCCATGAAAGAAAACGATCCCACAAACATTCAGATTTTCCTGGTCGGAACCAAGAAAGATTTAAGT TCTCCTGCGCAGTACGCTCTGATTGAGAAGGATGCCATTAAAGTATCCCAGGAGATGAAGGCAGAGTACTGGGCCCTCTCCTCCCTGACCG GGGAAAACGTGAAGGAGTTTTTCTTCCGCGTGGCTACTTTGGCTTTCGAGGCGAACCTCCTCGCTGAGCTGGAGAAAAGTGGGACGAGGCAAATCGCCGATATCGTCA AAATCAACAGCAATTCAAACAATCTCTACGCATCGTCCAAGAAGAAACAGCCAAATTGTTGTCAGTAA